One segment of Phaeacidiphilus oryzae TH49 DNA contains the following:
- a CDS encoding 5-dehydro-4-deoxyglucarate dehydratase: MDPMDLHAVLTPPLSFPLTPFDEDDRVAADVLAEHVGEQIAAGSRAVFVACGTGEFSALSRSEYREVVRIAVRVAAGRVPVFAGAGGGAATAREYLADAAECGADGVLLLPPYLVSSTPEGVLAHIRYAVRDTRLPVIVYQRANAVLDPDTALQLLDLPQVVGLKDGIGNIEQMNRIVTAVRTSGHPRAAGFHFLNGLPTAELSTAAYRAIGVTSYSSAVHAFAPDLSHAFARALDAGDQDLVDDLMAEFLLPLGELRDKVPGYAVSLVKAGARLGGLAAGPVRPPLVEPTEAHTETLAALIEAGRAVLRKHAADAEGAAE; this comes from the coding sequence ATGGACCCGATGGACCTGCACGCCGTACTCACCCCGCCGCTCTCCTTCCCGCTCACCCCCTTCGACGAGGACGACCGGGTCGCGGCGGACGTCCTCGCCGAGCATGTCGGGGAGCAGATCGCGGCCGGCAGCCGGGCGGTCTTCGTCGCCTGCGGCACCGGGGAGTTCTCCGCCCTCAGCCGTTCCGAGTACCGCGAGGTGGTGCGGATCGCGGTGCGGGTCGCGGCGGGCCGGGTGCCGGTCTTCGCCGGGGCCGGCGGCGGGGCGGCGACCGCCCGCGAGTACCTGGCGGACGCCGCCGAGTGCGGGGCGGACGGCGTCCTGCTGCTGCCGCCGTACCTCGTCTCGTCCACCCCGGAGGGGGTGCTGGCGCACATCCGCTACGCGGTCCGGGACACCCGGTTGCCGGTGATCGTCTACCAGCGGGCCAACGCCGTCCTCGACCCGGACACCGCGCTCCAGCTCCTGGACCTGCCGCAGGTGGTGGGCCTCAAGGACGGGATCGGCAACATCGAGCAGATGAACCGGATCGTCACCGCGGTCCGCACCAGCGGGCATCCGCGCGCGGCCGGGTTCCACTTCCTCAACGGGCTGCCGACCGCCGAGCTGTCCACCGCCGCGTACCGGGCCATCGGGGTGACCAGCTACTCCTCCGCCGTCCACGCCTTCGCCCCGGACCTCTCGCACGCCTTCGCCCGCGCGCTGGACGCCGGCGACCAGGACCTGGTCGACGACCTGATGGCCGAGTTCCTGCTGCCCCTCGGCGAGTTGCGGGACAAGGTGCCCGGCTACGCGGTCTCCCTGGTCAAGGCCGGGGCGCGGCTCGGCGGCCTGGCGGCCGGGCCGGTCCGCCCGCCGCTGGTGGAGCCGACCGAGGCGCACACCGAGACGCTGGCCGCGCTGATCGAGGCCGGCCGCGCGGTGCTGCGCAAGCACGCCGCGGACGCGGAAGGGGCCGCCGAGTGA
- a CDS encoding RNA polymerase sigma factor SigF, whose amino-acid sequence MRAQQVGEKQQQQTLDIRALTRTLFERLAELPPDSPEHERVRAALIEVNLPLVRYAAARFRGRNEPMEDIVQVGTVGLINAIDRFDPERGVQFPTYALPTILGEIKRYFRDNVRTMHVPRRLQELWLQVSSAAEELTVTHGRAPRVPEIAASLRIPEEEVRACLDAGRAYNAASLEAASEGGDGGPALVDRLGYEDSALTHVEHRDMVRHLLVQLPERERRIVLLRFFGNLTQSQISHELGMSQMHVSRLLSRIFAQLRNTNVWDGN is encoded by the coding sequence GTGCGGGCTCAGCAAGTCGGCGAGAAGCAGCAGCAACAGACCCTGGACATCCGGGCGTTGACTCGCACGCTGTTCGAGCGACTCGCCGAACTGCCTCCCGACTCACCCGAACACGAGCGGGTCCGTGCGGCCCTGATCGAGGTCAACCTCCCCCTGGTGCGGTACGCCGCCGCGCGCTTCCGCGGGCGCAACGAACCGATGGAGGACATCGTCCAGGTGGGCACGGTCGGGCTGATCAACGCCATCGACCGGTTCGACCCCGAGCGCGGGGTCCAGTTCCCGACCTACGCGCTGCCGACCATCCTCGGCGAGATCAAGCGCTACTTCCGGGACAACGTGCGGACCATGCACGTCCCCCGCCGCCTCCAGGAGCTGTGGCTCCAGGTGTCCAGCGCGGCCGAGGAGCTCACCGTCACCCACGGCCGGGCGCCCCGCGTCCCGGAGATCGCGGCCAGCCTGCGGATCCCCGAGGAGGAGGTGCGGGCCTGCCTGGACGCCGGGCGGGCGTACAACGCGGCCTCCCTGGAGGCCGCCTCCGAGGGCGGCGACGGCGGGCCGGCCCTGGTGGACCGGCTCGGCTACGAGGACAGCGCGCTCACCCATGTCGAACACCGCGACATGGTCCGCCATCTCCTCGTCCAACTCCCGGAACGAGAACGGCGAATCGTCCTTCTGCGGTTCTTCGGAAACCTGACGCAAAGTCAGATCAGCCATGAGCTCGGAATGTCGCAGATGCACGTTTCCCGGCTGCTTTCCCGAATCTTCGCCCAACTTCGCAACACCAATGTCTGGGACGGGAACTGA
- a CDS encoding metal-sensitive transcriptional regulator produces MELPLADDELKTVLNRLRRAQGQIAGVIRMIEEGRDCEDVVTQLAAASSALDRAGFAIIASGLQYCLSGKEAGSADLDQMKGRLEKLFLSLA; encoded by the coding sequence GTGGAACTACCTCTGGCGGACGACGAGCTGAAGACCGTGCTCAACCGGCTTCGCCGGGCCCAGGGCCAGATCGCCGGAGTGATCAGGATGATCGAGGAGGGCCGGGACTGTGAGGACGTGGTCACCCAGCTCGCCGCCGCGTCCAGCGCTCTCGACCGGGCCGGTTTCGCGATCATCGCCAGCGGCCTCCAGTACTGCCTGAGCGGCAAGGAGGCCGGCTCCGCCGACCTCGACCAGATGAAGGGCCGACTGGAGAAGCTCTTCCTCTCCCTGGCCTGA
- a CDS encoding rhodanese-like domain-containing protein: MPSTATGVLSPEQVDARLAELTVVDVRTPGEYASGHLPGSHNIPLDSLDQAVGALRGVAERGDLLLVCASGARSGTAAERLAAQGVPAAGLDGGVQAWTRSGRELDRPAGARATWAMERQVRLAAGSLVLTGVALSKLSRWSLVLSGGIAAGLIFSAATDTCGMAAVLAKLPHNRPRATDVKAVIAALDA, translated from the coding sequence ATGCCCAGCACTGCCACCGGCGTCCTCTCTCCTGAGCAGGTCGACGCCCGCCTCGCCGAGCTGACCGTCGTCGACGTCCGCACCCCTGGCGAGTACGCCTCCGGACACCTGCCCGGTTCCCACAACATCCCGCTGGACAGCCTCGACCAGGCGGTGGGCGCGCTGCGCGGCGTCGCCGAGCGCGGTGACCTGCTGCTGGTCTGCGCCTCCGGCGCCCGCTCCGGCACCGCCGCCGAGCGGCTGGCCGCGCAGGGCGTGCCGGCCGCCGGACTGGACGGCGGCGTCCAGGCCTGGACCCGGAGCGGCCGCGAGCTGGACCGGCCGGCCGGCGCCCGCGCGACGTGGGCGATGGAGCGCCAGGTCCGGCTGGCCGCCGGGTCGCTGGTGCTGACCGGTGTGGCGCTCAGCAAGCTGTCCCGCTGGTCGCTCGTCCTCTCCGGAGGCATCGCGGCCGGTCTGATCTTCTCCGCCGCCACCGACACCTGCGGCATGGCCGCCGTCCTGGCCAAGCTCCCGCACAACCGCCCGCGCGCCACCGACGTGAAGGCGGTCATCGCGGCGCTGGACGCCTGA
- a CDS encoding tyrosine-protein phosphatase, which translates to MTSQQALDDQPIGRSLALRGAANARDLGGYRTSDGRTVRSGLVLRSEALGRLDEGDRAAVAALGLRRVIDLRGLDEVALHGADLLPDGVELRRLPVYAADRDIYVALREALAGRDAAAQAALLGNGGATRLMTGMYAWFVTDEAIRGHFAEVLRSLAEPDGVPLLIHCTAGKDRTGWAAALLLSALGVPRDVVYRDYLLTNERSAATTAAIMQAFAAGGAVADPALMLPLLRAEAGYLDAAFTAVESGWPDLETFLEDGLGLDGDTRGRLRDNLLTAA; encoded by the coding sequence GTGACCTCGCAGCAAGCGCTCGACGACCAGCCGATCGGCCGCAGCCTGGCGCTCCGCGGCGCGGCCAACGCCCGGGACCTGGGCGGATATCGCACCTCCGACGGCCGGACCGTCCGCTCGGGGCTGGTCCTCCGCAGCGAGGCGCTCGGCCGGCTGGACGAGGGCGACCGGGCCGCTGTGGCCGCGCTCGGCCTGCGGCGGGTGATCGACCTCCGCGGCCTCGACGAGGTCGCCCTCCACGGCGCGGACCTCCTGCCGGACGGCGTCGAACTCCGCCGGCTCCCGGTGTACGCCGCCGACCGCGACATCTACGTGGCCCTGCGGGAGGCGCTGGCCGGACGGGACGCGGCGGCCCAGGCCGCCCTGCTGGGCAACGGCGGGGCCACCCGGCTGATGACCGGGATGTACGCGTGGTTCGTCACCGACGAGGCGATCCGCGGGCACTTCGCCGAGGTGCTCCGCAGCCTGGCCGAACCGGACGGCGTCCCGCTGCTCATCCACTGCACGGCCGGCAAGGACCGCACCGGGTGGGCGGCGGCCCTGCTGCTGAGCGCCCTGGGCGTGCCTCGGGACGTCGTCTACCGGGACTACCTGCTGACCAACGAGCGGTCGGCGGCCACCACGGCGGCGATCATGCAGGCCTTCGCGGCCGGCGGCGCGGTCGCCGACCCGGCCCTGATGCTGCCGCTGCTGCGGGCCGAGGCCGGCTATCTGGACGCCGCCTTCACCGCGGTCGAGTCCGGCTGGCCCGACCTGGAGACCTTCCTGGAGGACGGCCTCGGCCTGGACGGGGACACCCGGGGCCGGCTGCGCGACAACCTCCTCACCGCGGCCTGA
- the tadA gene encoding tRNA adenosine(34) deaminase TadA — protein MHEPVTAAPAQHHPRPDPVRDRWREPMRAAMAEAALAPATGDVPVGALVYGPDGELIGRGHNEREAVGDPTAHAEVLAIRQAAERVGEWRLSGCTLVVTLEPCTMCAGAIVLSRLRRVVYGAVDEKAGAAGSLWDVIRDRRLNHRPEVVHGVLAEDCAAQLTAFFDDRRDQHPDPREPFWD, from the coding sequence ATGCACGAACCGGTGACCGCCGCCCCCGCCCAGCACCACCCCCGCCCCGACCCGGTGCGGGACCGCTGGCGGGAGCCCATGCGCGCCGCCATGGCCGAGGCCGCCCTGGCCCCGGCCACCGGCGACGTGCCGGTCGGCGCGCTGGTCTACGGTCCGGACGGCGAGCTGATCGGCCGCGGCCACAACGAGCGCGAGGCGGTCGGCGACCCCACCGCCCACGCCGAGGTGCTGGCCATCCGCCAGGCGGCCGAGCGGGTGGGGGAGTGGCGGCTGTCCGGCTGCACGCTGGTGGTCACCCTGGAGCCGTGCACCATGTGCGCGGGCGCCATCGTCCTCTCCCGCCTCCGGCGGGTGGTCTACGGCGCCGTGGACGAGAAGGCCGGCGCGGCCGGATCGCTCTGGGACGTGATCCGCGACCGCCGCCTCAACCACCGCCCCGAGGTGGTCCACGGCGTCCTCGCCGAGGACTGCGCGGCCCAGCTGACAGCCTTCTTCGACGACCGCCGCGACCAGCACCCCGACCCCCGGGAACCGTTTTGGGACTGA
- a CDS encoding RNA polymerase sigma factor SigF, with translation MSVELDIPEVRSDAAVLPQPRSAEAVEAAADAVDAVDFEHVEDVATTGLDTRTLSRSLFRRLSALLPGCAEHTYVRDTLIELNLPLVRYAAARFRSRNEPMEDIVQVGTIGLIKAIDRFDPERGVEFPTFAMPTVIGEIKRFFRDTSWSVRVPRRLQELRLALTRAGDDLSQQLDRSPTVAELAAYLGASEEDVVEGLAVGNAYTASSLDSTPLEEDGDGALAERLGYEDVALEGVEYRESLKPLLAKLPARERRIIMLRFFANMTQSQIGEDVGISQMHVSRLLTRTLAQLREGLIAEA, from the coding sequence ATGTCCGTAGAGCTGGACATCCCTGAGGTTCGCTCCGATGCGGCGGTTCTCCCGCAGCCGCGGTCCGCGGAGGCCGTGGAGGCCGCGGCCGACGCGGTGGACGCGGTCGACTTCGAGCACGTCGAGGACGTGGCGACCACGGGGTTGGACACCCGGACGCTTTCCCGCTCCCTCTTCCGGCGGTTGTCCGCACTGCTGCCCGGCTGTGCCGAGCACACGTACGTGCGGGACACCCTGATCGAGCTCAACCTGCCGCTGGTGCGGTACGCGGCGGCGCGCTTCCGCAGCCGCAACGAGCCGATGGAGGACATCGTCCAGGTCGGCACCATCGGCCTGATCAAGGCGATCGACCGCTTCGACCCCGAGCGCGGGGTGGAGTTCCCCACCTTCGCCATGCCGACGGTGATCGGCGAGATCAAGCGGTTCTTCCGGGACACCAGCTGGTCGGTCCGGGTCCCGCGGCGGCTCCAGGAGCTGCGGCTCGCGCTCACCCGGGCCGGCGACGACCTCTCCCAGCAGCTGGACCGCTCCCCGACGGTCGCCGAACTCGCGGCCTACCTCGGCGCTTCCGAGGAGGACGTGGTCGAGGGCCTCGCGGTGGGCAACGCCTACACCGCCTCCTCGCTGGACTCCACCCCGCTGGAGGAGGACGGCGACGGGGCGCTGGCCGAGCGCCTGGGCTACGAGGACGTGGCGCTGGAGGGCGTCGAGTACCGCGAGTCACTCAAGCCGCTGCTGGCCAAGCTGCCCGCGCGGGAGCGGCGGATCATCATGCTCCGCTTCTTCGCCAACATGACCCAGTCGCAGATCGGCGAGGACGTCGGGATCTCCCAGATGCACGTCAGCCGGCTGCTCACCCGCACGCTGGCCCAGCTGCGGGAAGGCCTGATCGCCGAGGCCTGA
- a CDS encoding ABC transporter substrate-binding protein — protein MGIRWACALAGVLAGGLLAGCGAGTGSGSGSGSGSEAMAEAGTGVGAKPSAAPSVLASGMGTAAADGVFPRKVTHYQGTSTVPSRPLRVAALSTGQLDDLLTLGVVPVAATKAEQAGLVPGYLAKAYPGDAAALARTADVGSRTSPNLEALAHAHPDLILVNSTLAKLYPQLSKIAPTVVTKGTGIYWKQDFQLVGAAVGKERQAQRVLADYGREAAADGRRAGEEGTALSMVRFTSGRARVYGVSSFTGSIAVDMGLGRPASQRFRETSQDIGDEQLNRADGDWIFYSELGGAPSPALWQSLKGVQAGHAVKVDDDAWYLNAGPTAAREVAAEIAQRVGGAAG, from the coding sequence ATGGGTATCAGGTGGGCCTGCGCGCTGGCTGGAGTCCTCGCCGGGGGGCTGCTGGCCGGATGCGGGGCGGGGACGGGCTCGGGTTCGGGTTCGGGTTCGGGCTCGGAGGCGATGGCTGAGGCCGGGACGGGAGTCGGTGCCAAGCCGAGCGCGGCGCCCAGCGTGCTGGCGTCCGGGATGGGCACGGCGGCGGCGGACGGGGTCTTCCCCCGGAAGGTGACCCACTATCAGGGCACCAGCACCGTCCCCTCCCGGCCGCTGCGCGTGGCCGCGCTGAGCACCGGGCAGCTGGACGACCTGCTGACGCTCGGCGTGGTGCCGGTCGCGGCCACCAAGGCCGAGCAGGCCGGGCTGGTGCCGGGCTACCTGGCCAAGGCGTACCCGGGGGACGCGGCGGCACTGGCCCGGACGGCCGACGTCGGCAGCCGCACCTCGCCCAACCTGGAGGCGCTGGCGCACGCCCACCCCGACCTGATCCTGGTCAACAGCACGCTGGCGAAGCTCTATCCGCAGCTCTCGAAGATCGCGCCGACGGTGGTCACCAAGGGCACCGGGATCTACTGGAAGCAGGACTTCCAGCTGGTCGGGGCGGCCGTCGGCAAGGAGCGTCAGGCGCAGCGCGTCCTCGCCGACTACGGCCGGGAGGCGGCCGCCGACGGACGCCGGGCCGGGGAAGAGGGGACCGCGCTGTCGATGGTCCGGTTCACCTCCGGGCGGGCCCGGGTCTACGGGGTCTCCTCCTTCACCGGGTCGATCGCCGTCGACATGGGTCTCGGGCGCCCGGCGTCCCAGCGGTTCCGGGAGACCTCCCAGGACATCGGCGACGAGCAGCTCAACCGGGCCGACGGCGACTGGATCTTCTACTCCGAGCTGGGCGGCGCCCCGTCCCCGGCGCTGTGGCAGTCGCTCAAGGGCGTCCAGGCCGGCCACGCGGTGAAGGTCGACGACGACGCCTGGTACCTCAACGCCGGCCCGACCGCCGCCCGCGAGGTCGCCGCGGAGATCGCCCAGCGGGTGGGAGGAGCCGCCGGCTGA
- a CDS encoding tRNA adenosine deaminase-associated protein, whose protein sequence is MSETELDDIETLSDLADLAREAGESAGDGDTVLVFIEQEDAWFAVVRVDGEEDPRIFVSDGSAAARSAYGEIILTDELLGRESGDGLDELDHLVAELDEAEAQAEAPDRLESDDEDDDPEDTEADDYADDDAVPAGPLGDAGVLIDFGVDAKTLMDLSAESAGPGEALAEIADALGCGEVLEAVR, encoded by the coding sequence GTGAGCGAAACGGAGCTTGACGACATCGAAACCCTCTCCGACCTGGCAGACCTCGCCCGGGAGGCGGGCGAGTCGGCCGGCGACGGGGACACGGTGCTGGTCTTCATCGAGCAGGAGGACGCGTGGTTCGCGGTCGTCCGGGTGGACGGCGAGGAGGACCCGCGGATCTTCGTCTCGGACGGCAGCGCGGCCGCGCGCAGCGCGTACGGGGAGATCATCCTCACCGACGAACTGCTGGGCCGCGAGTCCGGCGACGGGCTCGACGAACTCGACCACCTGGTCGCCGAGTTGGACGAGGCCGAGGCCCAGGCCGAAGCCCCGGACCGGCTCGAATCCGACGACGAGGACGACGACCCCGAAGACACCGAAGCCGACGACTACGCCGACGACGACGCCGTTCCGGCCGGGCCGCTTGGCGACGCCGGCGTACTGATCGACTTCGGGGTGGACGCCAAGACCCTGATGGACCTCAGCGCGGAGAGCGCCGGCCCGGGCGAGGCCCTGGCCGAGATCGCCGACGCGCTGGGCTGCGGAGAGGTCCTGGAAGCCGTCCGCTGA
- a CDS encoding NADP-dependent oxidoreductase gives MRTLRFHEHGPALDVLRLEEAEPPVPGPGQIRIAVQACGLNPADWALCEGLFAGELPRGIGLEVSGTVDAIGEGVAGVAIGDPVLGPAPFLGPTAGAAEQALLDVWFPRPAGLDPVAAAALPMAVETACRGLRALGVCDGAEGKTVLVHGAGTTVGYAAVQIAMEHGARVLATAGETYAKELRALGAEVTGYGEGMAERVTGLAGGPVDLAFDAAPVSGALPVLLQTVRSPRDVLTVSDFGSAKELGARFSGPGGEGTISNDVLGHYARLAAEGRFSVPVARSLPLAGWREGVEASLSGRARGKLVLRIG, from the coding sequence ATGCGCACTCTTCGCTTTCACGAGCACGGGCCGGCGCTCGACGTGCTGCGGCTGGAGGAGGCGGAACCGCCGGTCCCCGGCCCCGGGCAGATCCGGATCGCGGTCCAGGCCTGCGGGCTGAACCCGGCCGACTGGGCGCTCTGCGAGGGGCTGTTCGCCGGCGAGCTGCCGCGCGGGATCGGCCTTGAGGTGTCCGGCACGGTGGACGCGATCGGCGAGGGGGTGGCCGGGGTGGCGATCGGCGACCCGGTGCTCGGCCCGGCGCCGTTCCTCGGGCCGACGGCGGGCGCCGCCGAGCAGGCGCTGCTGGACGTCTGGTTCCCCCGCCCGGCGGGGCTCGACCCGGTCGCCGCCGCCGCGCTGCCGATGGCGGTCGAGACGGCGTGCCGGGGGCTGCGGGCGCTGGGTGTCTGCGACGGGGCGGAGGGCAAAACCGTGCTGGTGCACGGGGCCGGTACCACCGTCGGGTACGCGGCCGTGCAGATCGCGATGGAGCACGGCGCCCGGGTGCTGGCCACCGCCGGGGAGACCTACGCCAAGGAGCTGCGGGCGCTCGGCGCCGAGGTCACCGGCTACGGGGAGGGGATGGCCGAGCGGGTGACCGGCCTCGCGGGCGGGCCGGTCGACCTGGCCTTCGACGCGGCGCCGGTCAGCGGCGCGCTGCCGGTCCTGCTGCAGACCGTGAGGTCGCCCCGGGACGTCCTGACGGTCAGCGACTTCGGGTCCGCGAAGGAGCTGGGCGCGCGCTTCAGCGGGCCCGGCGGCGAGGGCACCATAAGCAACGACGTGCTCGGCCACTACGCGCGGCTGGCCGCCGAGGGCCGGTTCTCGGTCCCGGTGGCCCGGAGCCTTCCGCTGGCGGGCTGGCGGGAGGGGGTGGAGGCCAGCCTGTCGGGCCGGGCCCGCGGGAAGCTCGTCCTGCGGATCGGCTGA
- a CDS encoding carboxypeptidase-like regulatory domain-containing protein, giving the protein MRRLFGGRWCGRRAASTAAALLVLPLLALGPEAGTASAAGGGYGSWRMSGQTGSLSFPVTGFPAATVATTSSSPAVPGGSSTFLGPATPFGAEFGSSRGHNYLSVRTAPAGVPSVTTIDFASPTPAGGWGFALGDIDADHMQISATGADGQPLTADQLGWQGAFNYCAVSPRPGTCTRPPFTDEPTWDPATSTLVGNVVDTDGGAGWFKPTVPIRSMTLTFSVQSGIPVGQIWMAALHREISGKVSLQDGTPPPSTTLQLRHADGSRVLDADGNPVTAVTDDQGRYSFPDVAAADYQVVMRTLSGFQPVGPTRRSAETVRRSAYEVDFVLKHKPVKVREQQRIAEPPVDLPKDAQQVEIPLPPVDGSPVTDVSVVSPPEHGSVDFHDGVLTYHAEPGCPPEGVDRIAYEAYNRAGRAVLRETTVRYARCMGPTLAATGTDGRLAPLGVASVGLLLAGAGAVIAARRLRRG; this is encoded by the coding sequence ATGCGACGTTTGTTCGGAGGACGGTGGTGCGGCCGACGGGCCGCGAGCACCGCCGCCGCCCTGCTGGTGCTCCCCCTGCTCGCGCTGGGCCCCGAGGCCGGAACGGCCTCGGCGGCCGGCGGCGGCTACGGCAGCTGGCGGATGAGCGGGCAGACCGGTTCGCTGAGCTTCCCGGTGACCGGCTTCCCCGCCGCCACCGTCGCCACCACCAGCAGCAGCCCCGCGGTACCCGGCGGCTCGTCCACCTTCCTCGGCCCGGCGACGCCGTTCGGTGCCGAGTTCGGCAGCTCGCGCGGCCACAACTACCTCTCCGTGCGGACCGCGCCCGCCGGGGTGCCCTCGGTCACCACCATCGACTTCGCCTCCCCGACCCCGGCCGGCGGCTGGGGCTTCGCGCTCGGCGACATCGACGCGGACCATATGCAGATCAGCGCGACCGGCGCGGACGGGCAGCCGCTGACCGCCGACCAGCTCGGCTGGCAGGGCGCCTTCAACTACTGCGCGGTCTCCCCGCGCCCGGGCACCTGCACCCGCCCGCCGTTCACCGACGAGCCGACCTGGGACCCGGCCACCAGCACCCTGGTCGGCAACGTGGTGGACACCGACGGCGGGGCGGGCTGGTTCAAGCCGACCGTGCCGATCCGGTCGATGACCCTCACCTTCTCGGTGCAGTCCGGCATTCCGGTGGGCCAGATCTGGATGGCCGCGCTGCACCGCGAGATCAGCGGGAAGGTCAGCCTGCAGGACGGCACTCCGCCGCCGTCCACCACGCTGCAGCTGCGGCATGCCGACGGCAGCCGGGTGCTGGACGCCGACGGCAACCCGGTCACCGCGGTCACCGACGACCAGGGCCGCTACTCCTTCCCGGACGTGGCCGCGGCGGACTACCAGGTGGTGATGCGCACGCTGAGCGGCTTCCAGCCGGTCGGCCCGACCCGGCGGAGCGCGGAAACCGTCCGGCGCTCGGCGTACGAGGTGGACTTCGTGCTGAAGCACAAGCCGGTGAAGGTGAGGGAGCAGCAGCGGATCGCCGAGCCGCCGGTGGATCTGCCGAAGGACGCCCAGCAGGTGGAGATCCCGCTGCCGCCGGTCGACGGGTCACCCGTCACCGACGTCAGTGTGGTGAGCCCGCCGGAGCACGGCAGCGTGGACTTCCACGACGGCGTGCTCACCTACCACGCGGAGCCGGGCTGCCCGCCGGAGGGCGTGGACCGGATCGCCTACGAGGCGTACAACCGCGCGGGCAGGGCGGTGCTGCGCGAGACCACCGTGCGGTACGCGCGCTGCATGGGGCCGACGCTGGCCGCCACCGGCACCGACGGGCGGCTCGCGCCGCTCGGGGTGGCCTCGGTCGGCCTGCTGCTGGCCGGCGCGGGAGCGGTGATCGCGGCTCGGCGACTGCGCAGGGGCTGA
- a CDS encoding glucarate dehydratase family protein, whose product MSADSGLTIRQVTVTPVAFHDPALLNAVGVHEPYALRSVIQLHCDGGVVGLGESYGDDAFLRLLEAAGRRLIGLDAFHLGRIRRAVQEACGGGAFADNHGLTGRSSSSKTVLSVFSAFEVACLDAQGRAVGRPVADLLGGAVRDAVPFSAYLFYKWAGHPEAEYTAGPVAPDPWGEALDPDGIVRQARRMVDGYGFGAIKLKGGVFAPEEEVEAIRALRREFPELPLRLDPNAAWTVPTAIRVAEALGGELEYLEDPTDGIEGMAEVAAATELPLATNMCVVAFEHLEPAVRRNAIRVLLSDHHYWGGLTTSQRVSTLCETFGLGLSMHSNSHLGISLAAMVHLAGATEHLSYACDTHWPWKRPDEDVVKPGVLHFTDGAVPVPKGAGLGVELDEDGLERLHRLYLGCGLRRRDDTAYMRRLHPDYRPATPGW is encoded by the coding sequence GTGAGCGCCGACAGCGGACTGACCATTCGTCAGGTCACCGTCACCCCGGTCGCGTTCCACGATCCCGCGCTCCTCAACGCGGTGGGGGTGCACGAGCCGTACGCGCTGCGCAGCGTCATCCAGCTGCATTGCGACGGCGGGGTGGTCGGCCTCGGCGAGTCCTACGGGGACGATGCCTTCCTCCGGCTGCTGGAGGCGGCGGGGCGGAGGCTGATCGGCCTGGACGCCTTCCACCTCGGCCGGATCCGGCGGGCGGTCCAGGAGGCCTGCGGCGGCGGGGCGTTCGCCGACAACCACGGGCTGACCGGGCGGTCCTCCAGCTCCAAGACCGTGCTCTCGGTCTTCTCCGCCTTCGAGGTGGCCTGCCTGGACGCGCAGGGTCGGGCGGTCGGCCGCCCGGTGGCCGACCTGCTGGGCGGAGCGGTGCGGGACGCCGTGCCGTTCTCGGCGTACCTCTTCTACAAGTGGGCCGGCCACCCCGAGGCCGAGTACACCGCGGGCCCGGTCGCACCCGACCCGTGGGGCGAGGCGCTCGACCCGGACGGCATCGTCCGGCAGGCCCGGCGGATGGTGGACGGGTACGGCTTCGGCGCGATCAAGCTCAAGGGCGGCGTCTTCGCCCCGGAGGAGGAGGTCGAGGCGATCCGGGCGCTGCGCCGGGAGTTCCCCGAGCTGCCGCTGCGACTCGACCCGAACGCCGCCTGGACCGTGCCGACGGCGATCCGGGTCGCCGAGGCGCTCGGCGGCGAACTGGAGTACCTGGAGGACCCGACCGACGGGATCGAGGGGATGGCGGAGGTGGCCGCGGCCACCGAGCTGCCGCTGGCCACCAACATGTGCGTGGTCGCCTTCGAGCACCTGGAGCCCGCGGTTCGGCGGAACGCGATCCGGGTGCTGCTCTCCGACCACCACTACTGGGGCGGGCTCACCACCTCGCAGCGGGTCTCCACCCTCTGCGAGACCTTCGGGCTCGGCCTCTCCATGCACTCCAACAGCCATCTGGGCATCTCGCTGGCCGCGATGGTGCACCTGGCGGGCGCCACCGAGCACCTCAGCTACGCCTGCGACACCCACTGGCCGTGGAAGCGCCCGGACGAGGACGTCGTCAAGCCGGGTGTGCTGCATTTCACTGACGGGGCGGTGCCCGTGCCGAAGGGCGCGGGACTCGGCGTGGAGCTCGACGAGGACGGCCTGGAGCGGCTGCATCGGCTCTATCTGGGCTGCGGACTGCGCCGGCGGGACGACACGGCGTACATGCGCCGGCTTCACCCGGACTATCGACCCGCCACTCCGGGGTGGTGA